One Carassius gibelio isolate Cgi1373 ecotype wild population from Czech Republic chromosome B18, carGib1.2-hapl.c, whole genome shotgun sequence DNA segment encodes these proteins:
- the LOC127977401 gene encoding centromere protein N → MDALATSILNRIIRRIPNKNIESLLKKWNCLSADQLRALDYTRPKWMIVEHIVSFCEENRLNLKHITTLEMIYHIENPNQGTWHACQLAEAQDDAVCVELTQFKEQFKAHLHGVIRHISIKMKKHEDEAIWIRIAWGDNFSKPNHLKPTYVVHHLHTSYVFISNLMVKHKIFLCQALVIATKHGYIKDGHLSTRSLTAMRDLLLRHYQQVFPNEHSRIPQERNTLSSHPCIGKEHGDHEEMRHQMSCEAFGHSPSPKLETAVYRLETRYRGNGNNTLSDREEFFRGVVRFSSSSLLDSLRHCVASGMAEGPVTPLLSAIIQRGRNYFVITDKSPGVSSQASAQRA, encoded by the exons ATGGACGCACTAGCCACATCAATTCTAAATCGGATAATCCGGAGAATACCGAACAAAAATATTGAAAGTCTTTTGAAGAAATGGAACTGTTTATCAGCAGATCAACTGCGTGCCCTGGATTACACACGACCCAAATGGATGATAGTGGAACATATCGTCAGTTTCTGTGAG GAGAACAGACTTAACCTGAAGCACATCACAACTTTGGAAATGATCT ATCATATAGAAAACCCTAATCAAGGCACCTGGCATGCATGCCAGCTCGCTGAGGCACAGG ATGATGCAGTTTGTGTAGAGTTGACACAGTTTAAAGAGCAGTTTAAGGCACACTTGCATGGAGTCATTCGGCAT ATTTCCATTAAGATGAAGAAACATGAGGATGAGGCTATATGGATTCGGATTGCGTGGGGAGACAACTTCAGTAAACCCAACCACCTTAAGCCAACTTATGTTGTGCACCACCTTCACACTTCCTATGTGTTTATATCCAACCTCATGgtcaaacacaagatatttcttTGTCAG GCATTAGTAATAGCCACTAAACATGGCTATATAAAGGATGGCCACCTGAGCACCAGGAGTCTCACTGCAATGAGGGACTTACTTTTGAGACATTATCAGCAG GTTTTTCCAAATGAACACTCAAGAATCCCACAGGAAAGAAACACCCTTTCATCCC ATCCCTGTATTGGAAAGGAACACGGTGACCATGAAGAGATGAGACATCAGATGTCCTGTGAGGCATTTGGACACAGTCCTTCACCTAAGCTAGAAACAGCAGTGTATAGA CTTGAGACAAGGTACAGGGGAAATGGCAACAACACCCTTAGTGACAGAGAGGAGTTCTTCAGAGGGGTGGTCAGGTTCTCAAGCAGCAGTCTGCTAGATTCCTTGCGCCACTGTGTTGCTTCAG GCATGGCTGAAGGTCCAGTAACTCCACTATTGTCAGCCATCATTCAGAGAGGAAGGAATTATTTTGTGATCACAGACAAAAGCCCTGGTGTTTCCAGCCAAGCATCAGCACAGAGAGCCTGA